From Verrucomicrobia bacterium S94, the proteins below share one genomic window:
- a CDS encoding Na/Pi cotransporter family protein, producing MDTPELITLLFNLLGGLALFIFGMRTMSEGLSSALGEGMRTLLGKSTGNRFSGLGLGTLIGGLIQSSASVVLFIGFINAGLMTLSQSIAPILGANIGTTLSVQLISFRLSDYCLPAVFTGLMLHLISSHRKLKYGGQAILGFGLLFLGMTIMGDSLRPHRALFEPWLVHISGHSFKGLITGTCIAALVTGAVQSSGAVIGMGFALISAGAITDFQGIFPIIIGANVGTCVTGLLGSIGTTVDARRAAIAHLIFNLISTTLAIATAPLFYQYIPLTSDDLIRQAANAGTLKMTLSALLLLPLAPVIAKITIVLTPTKRKQPESSYLNRDQLIQPERAISACLHELQRTSRICAVSLHLAAEEFIQHDPGRTKRIKVNEHSVNAIKTAMRSYLTDLTKHYLSKRQSILIGHIDRCMSDLERIGDHIANLADIAARQRAVSTARFSPDAVENWLEVHKAVELLLAKVIQSLNPELDNFQDIAREIIDLQKQCSETAIKVRRAHFQRLETKEITPAAGLFFNDYLSNFWRISKHIKSIALAEQQPQFWLKREKLNRVMSAEAPDTPFRTISTLKTISTACNQTNTANKKPPRASRAALQLP from the coding sequence ATGGATACCCCTGAACTTATCACCTTGCTGTTCAACCTGCTCGGCGGACTGGCTCTTTTCATTTTCGGAATGCGCACAATGAGTGAGGGGTTATCCTCCGCCCTTGGCGAGGGCATGCGGACCCTGCTCGGCAAATCCACCGGAAACCGCTTTTCCGGGCTCGGACTCGGCACCCTCATTGGCGGTCTTATACAAAGCAGCGCATCCGTCGTGCTTTTCATTGGATTCATTAACGCCGGTCTGATGACCCTGTCGCAATCGATTGCCCCGATTCTCGGTGCCAATATCGGCACCACACTCTCCGTTCAGCTGATTTCTTTCAGACTGAGTGACTATTGCCTTCCGGCCGTTTTCACGGGCCTTATGCTGCACCTGATTTCCAGCCATCGAAAACTTAAATATGGCGGTCAGGCCATCCTCGGCTTCGGCCTGCTGTTTCTCGGCATGACGATCATGGGCGATTCCCTAAGACCCCATCGGGCACTCTTTGAACCCTGGCTGGTGCATATCAGTGGGCATTCCTTCAAGGGGCTCATCACAGGCACATGCATAGCCGCACTGGTCACCGGAGCAGTTCAAAGTTCCGGTGCCGTCATCGGCATGGGGTTCGCCCTGATTTCCGCCGGAGCCATCACGGATTTTCAGGGCATTTTTCCGATCATCATCGGAGCCAACGTCGGCACCTGCGTGACCGGTCTGCTAGGAAGTATCGGCACAACGGTGGATGCGCGGCGCGCGGCCATTGCTCATTTGATTTTTAATTTGATCAGCACCACCTTAGCGATTGCAACGGCCCCGCTCTTCTATCAATACATCCCCTTAACTTCTGACGACCTGATCCGCCAGGCCGCCAATGCCGGAACCCTCAAAATGACACTTTCCGCCTTACTCCTGCTGCCTCTGGCTCCCGTCATTGCAAAAATTACCATCGTGCTTACTCCGACAAAACGTAAGCAACCAGAATCCAGCTATCTCAACCGAGACCAGCTCATCCAGCCGGAACGAGCCATTTCCGCCTGTCTGCACGAACTTCAGCGTACCAGCAGAATCTGTGCAGTCAGCCTGCATCTGGCAGCCGAAGAATTTATTCAGCACGATCCCGGACGGACCAAACGAATTAAAGTCAATGAACATAGCGTCAACGCCATCAAAACAGCCATGCGCAGCTATCTTACCGATCTGACCAAACACTACCTCTCCAAACGGCAGTCAATCCTTATCGGTCACATCGACCGCTGCATGTCCGATCTCGAACGGATCGGGGATCATATCGCCAACCTGGCCGATATTGCCGCACGGCAGCGTGCGGTATCCACCGCCCGTTTCAGTCCCGATGCCGTAGAAAACTGGCTGGAAGTGCATAAAGCCGTCGAGCTGCTGCTCGCCAAAGTCATCCAGTCACTTAATCCCGAACTTGATAATTTCCAGGATATCGCCAGAGAAATCATTGATCTGCAGAAACAGTGCAGCGAAACCGCCATCAAGGTACGCCGTGCTCATTTCCAACGACTGGAAACCAAGGAAATCACGCCCGCCGCCGGACTGTTCTTTAACGACTACCTCTCCAACTTCTGGCGGATTTCAAAACATATTAAGAGTATTGCTCTAGCCGAACAGCAACCGCAATTCTGGCTCAAGCGCGAAAAGCTGAACCGTGTGATGTCTGCCGAAGCCCCGGATACACCCTTCCGGACAATATCAACCCTAAAGACTATCTCGACCGCCTGCAATCAGACGAATACCGCTAATAAAAAACCGCCCCGGGCTTCCAGGGCGGCACTGCAGTTACCTTAG